A genomic window from Coccinella septempunctata chromosome 9, icCocSept1.1, whole genome shotgun sequence includes:
- the LOC123319789 gene encoding thioredoxin-2 isoform X2 has product MVTHIKDKADLDSKLADAGDQLVVIDFFATWCGPCKAISPKLEELAKEHANVLILKVDVDECEDIAMEYNISSMPTFIFIKRKETITSFSGANYEKLKALVLEHK; this is encoded by the exons ATGGTCACACACATCAAAGACAAG gcTGATCTCGACAGCAAGCTCGCAGATGCAGGAGACCAACTTGTGGTCATCGATTTCTTTGCCACCTGGTGCGGTCCATGCAAAGCCATTtctcctaaattggaggaattgGCCAAGGAACATGCCAACGTACTTATCTTGAAA gtgGATGTAGACGAATGCGAAGACATCGCGATGGAATACAACATCTCTTCGATGCCGACCTTCATCTTCATCAAACGCAAAGAGACCATCACTTCCTTCAGCGGGGCCAACTACGAGAAGCTGAAGGCCCTCGTGTTGGAACACAAGTAA
- the LOC123319787 gene encoding transmembrane protein 53-like, with protein MAEEDNLEYYITFPNPNFDYKNQNGDDFVFVIDEEKVPVVILFGWAGAEDKYLSVYSKIYEEKGLITLRYISPVKYLFWKQNRMAKIGEKLVKLLNDLNFGNHPIIIHCFSNGGAFQYQFFSQALKLSPKPMQIKGVIFDSAPGKRRVLSLFRAIRAIRGGNRLLNLPICFFMTMFFTTMWLLEIIQSYFVKKSVLHMNPLENLKHEENRWPQHFIYSKTDVLIPYQDVEYFASYRKSLGVDISLKCYDDTPHVRHYPYNRASYTQSVCNFMNKCLNMYT; from the exons ATGGCCGAGGAAGACAACCTCGAATACTACATCACGTTCCCGAACCCGAATTTCGACTATAAGAATCAGAATGGCGACGATTTCGTCTTCGTCATCGACGAGGAAAAAGTCCCTGTCGTTATCCTGTTCGGATGGGCCGGAGCCGAAGACAAATACCTCAGCGTCTACTCCAAGATATACGAGGAAAAGGG GCTGATAACCCTCAGGTACATCTCCCCGGTCAAATACCTCTTCTGGAAGCAAAACAGGATGGCCAAGATCGGGGAGAAACTGGTCAAGCTACTCAACGACCTCAACTTCGGTAACCACCCCATCATAATTCACTGTTTCTCCAACGGTGGGGCGTTTCAGTATCAGTTCTTCTCGCAGGCCCTCAAACTTAGCCCCAAACCGATGCAG attaAAGGTGTCATATTCGATTCAGCACCAGGTAAACGGAGGGTGCTGAGTTTATTCAGGGCCATAAGAGCGATAAGAGGCGGGAATAGACTGTTGAACCTACCCATATGTTTTTTCATGACAATGTTCTTCACCACCATGTGGTTACTAGAG ATAATCCAAAGTTACTTCGTTAAGAAGAGCGTCCTACACATGAATCCCTTGGAAAACCTCAAGCACGAGGAGAATAGATGGCCCCAACATTTCATATACTCGAAAACGGACGTTTTAATCCCTTACCAA GATGTGGAATACTTTGCGAGCTACAGGAAATCCCTGGGAGTCGATATAAGTCTGAAATGTTATGATGACACTCCCCACGTTCGACACTATCCCTACAACAGGGCCAGCTATACGCAGAGCGTTTGTAATTTCATGAACAAATGTCTGAATATGTACACTTAA
- the LOC123319785 gene encoding transmembrane protein 53-A-like isoform X2, producing MENLSKSYLYVTPAQSKANTLNDQSYEPVVMLFGWMGAQDKYLRVYSQIYEEQGFPTVRLTVSPFIVLFKNNEMTEFSHKLVSLLEEPDFKDRPVIIHLFSNGGSFQYEVFLNTLDEAKRKLVKGVIFDSGPAKWTLYNSFTVCSMILSSLVSNKFLLYPLTVAAIASSASLVGLKKIQKKILKRPVYLMDPYNNLMNQENACPQLFFFSKADKLVPYRDMEVFIEKRKSRGVEVMYKIYETTQHVKHYPSDKLGYTKTVLNFLNKVLRK from the exons ATGGAAAACTtatcaaaatcatatctttacGTAACTCCTGCCCAGTCAAAAGCAAACACACTAAATGACCAATCCTACGAACCTGTTGTGATGCTTTTCGGATGGATGGGGGCTCAAGATAAATATCTGAGAGTGTACTCTCAAATCTATGAAGAACAAGG GTTCCCCACAGTAAGGCTCACAGTTTCACCTTTCATAGTCCTCTTCAAGAACAATGAGATGACAGAATTCTCCCATAAACTGGTATCCCTGTTGGAAGAACCGGATTTCAAAGATAGACCGGTCATTATACACCTCTTCTCCAACGGTGGCAGCTTCCAATATGAAGTCTTTTTGAACACTTTGGACGAGGCCAAACGTAAACTG gTGAAAGGGGTGATATTTGATTCAGGGCCAGCAAAATGGACCTTGTACAATAGTTTCACAGTGTGTAGTATGATATTGAGCTCCCTTGTGagcaataagtttctgttgtatCCTTTAACAGTGGCAGCCATAGCTAGTTCGGCTTCTTTGGTGGGTTTAAAG aaaattcaaaagaaaatcCTTAAAAGGCCGGTTTATCTGATGGATCCTTACAATAACTTGATGAACCAAGAGAACGCATGCCCCcaactttttttcttttctaaAGCGGACAAGTTAGTGCCTTATAGA GACATGGAGGTTTTCATAGAGAAAAGGAAATCGAGAGGGGTAGAAGTCATGTACAAAATATACGAGACAACGCAACACGTCAAACATTACCCTTCTGATAAGTTGGGTTACACtaaaactgtgttaaattttttaaacaaagttttGAGGAAGTGA
- the LOC123319789 gene encoding thioredoxin-2 isoform X1 — MKLSKYFTIEVKWDADLDSKLADAGDQLVVIDFFATWCGPCKAISPKLEELAKEHANVLILKVDVDECEDIAMEYNISSMPTFIFIKRKETITSFSGANYEKLKALVLEHK; from the exons ATGAAACTGAGTAAATATTTCACAATTGAAGTGAAATGGGAT gcTGATCTCGACAGCAAGCTCGCAGATGCAGGAGACCAACTTGTGGTCATCGATTTCTTTGCCACCTGGTGCGGTCCATGCAAAGCCATTtctcctaaattggaggaattgGCCAAGGAACATGCCAACGTACTTATCTTGAAA gtgGATGTAGACGAATGCGAAGACATCGCGATGGAATACAACATCTCTTCGATGCCGACCTTCATCTTCATCAAACGCAAAGAGACCATCACTTCCTTCAGCGGGGCCAACTACGAGAAGCTGAAGGCCCTCGTGTTGGAACACAAGTAA
- the LOC123319785 gene encoding transmembrane protein 53-like isoform X1 → MSSTGKKWEHYVTNVSDNFDYETLKIAPEEKFQVHNKTEIPTVILFGWAGAVDKYLKHYAKIYEERGLHTIRYIVPVKYLFFQSNKMLKIGEEMVDVFCQQKFKSSPIIIHVFSNGGGFQYEVFMRSLSKTPHQTQVKGMIFDSCPVKRGRFGLYNAIKANVDSKYLKVPISFLLTTYAILRRSLEMYVAQILKKECIQMNPYDNLMNEKCRWPQHFIYSTLDKVVRKESVESFAKHRKALGVDVTMKCYDNSQHVQHYMKNKSSYIRSVVKFVNKCLKR, encoded by the exons ATGTCGTCTACTGGAAAAAAATGGGAACACTATGTGACCAACGTGAGCGATAACTTCGATTACGAGACTCTCAAAATTGCCCCTGAAGAAAAATTCCAGGTGCACAACAAGACGGAAATTCCCACTGTGATATTGTTCGGATGGGCAGGAGCTGTAGATAAATATTTAAAACATTATGCGAAGATCTACGAAGAAAGGGG tttacACACAATCAGGTACATAGTTCCAGTAAAATACCTGTTTTTCCAGTCCAATAAGATGCTGAAAATCGGGGAGGAAATGGTGGATGTTTTCTGCCAACAGAAATTCAAGAGTTCTCCAATAATTATTCACGTTTTCTCCAACGGAGGTGGCTTTCAATACGAAGTGTTCATGAGGTCCCTCAGCAAAACGCCCCATCAGACTCAG GTGAAAGGCATGATATTCGATTCTTGCCCGGTTAAAAGAGGGAGATTTGGATTATACAACGCTATCAAAGCGAATGTAGATTCCAAATATCTCAAAGTACCCATAAGCTTCCTCTTAACCACATACGCCATCCTGAGGAGGTCGTTAGAG ATGTACGTCgcccaaatattgaaaaaagaatGCATACAAATGAACCCATACGACAACCTGATGAACGAGAAGTGCAGATGGCCCCAACACTTCATTTATTCGACGTTGGACAAGGTCGTGAGAAAAGAG AGCGTCGAAAGCTTCGCCAAACATAGGAAAGCTCTGGGTGTCGATGTCACCATGAAATGCTACGATAACTCCCAGCACGTCCAGCATTACATGAAGAATAAATCTAGTTACATCAGGAGTGTCGTCAAGTTTGTTAATAAGTGCTTGAAGAGGTGA
- the LOC123320215 gene encoding myelin regulatory factor, whose product MDNFVADLAIQAILGRGADFVGGIDNEALDFSQLADFINNDATTTNSPYFGETLNGASSTEKLLNVIVENKRNASGHSLPESPPDSSSEHPYSPQDGNEPTMSSTDNIYSTMGQGMYKPGILNPIITENLILGSHIVVTEQNGEQQILDNGTLLQDTTMLVNNDMRTGDLLSGRMMPENLPTEQNMLENRLMIPSEGDNRNLLLSGDHHQQTGQNFEERIYTKVQQEFDKNYVICECNTLELNLPRNGMCEQNVDNMKAVYTNLQNAPKKRKLSQEVVSPKIEPGVGAEQPSQLSPSENMSSSIGDDDYQSSEACLSESGYQCIRFSSFLQNNWHTLCDQNLTELPVPHYRVDADKGFNFSTADDAFVCQKKNHFQITCHVQVIGDAQFVKTPEGFQKISSFHLHFYGVKHDCPTQTIRVEQSQSDRSKKPFHPVLIELLGSQVTKVTVGRLHFSETTSNNMRKKGKPNPEQRYFQLVVGLHAHTASGNYPIVSQASQKIIVRASNPGQFENDVELCWQKGQTQDSICHNGKVGIGTDRPDESLVVHGNIKVTGHIIQPSDIRAKKNIVECDTAAQLKNVQKIRVVRYEYDPNFAAQLNKDTDCFDTGVIAQEVAEIIPEAVSPAGNLILKNGSSIDNFLVVNKERIFMENIGAVKELCKVTDNLGTRIDQLERINRRLNKIKRGDSLKSTSTISSGKVSSVKKCAKHHQKCPHDDSDELCSNKFIQIVIVILVLIMAFCLAAITTLYLMETARYQQFAKSLENSQRSHSVKRPTKPSKFHNTWQSYTPYTLTTDRNTGVNKLTIDKSLFKKPYTIGKPIDCLNVDQDLESSNLCQIYCCPEIKSSIFDKKSMEMNRTTLLLSLEKNGVNKPLHSNDIEKQVRQKRNSLELSDESNVFDVTDDQLFTITVQGRNFNITLTDRYLDFFNNYNYTYVIPVSKYMPDEYLNLIFRSNQPNIKEVEHCYNGFKKNQCSYPDSGFFEEKTVTKHRINENNSERQINSQSVVFEVATMDFETKMMTYRAPLQQSQNICKATKVGFEFVEYNFLFHRQCAE is encoded by the exons ATGGATAATTTCGTGGCAGACTTGGCAATTCAAGCTATCCTAG GCAGAGGCGCAGATTTCGTTGGGGGCATCGACAACGAGGCCTTGGACTTCTCCCAATTGGCGGACTTCATAAACAACGATGCTACGACCACAAATTCCCCGTATTTCGGGGAGACCCTCAACGGGGCGTCTTCCACGGAGAAACTCCTCAACGTCATCGTGGAAAACAAGAGGAACGCTTCGGG ACATTCCTTGCCAGAGAGTCCACCGGATAGCAGTTCGGAGCATCCCTACAGTCCCCAGGATGGTAACGAACCGACCATGAGTTCCACGGATAACATCTACTCCACCATGGGCCAAGGCATGTACAAACCTGGCATTTTGAACCCCATAATAACCGAGAATCTCATCCTGGGTTCTCATATAGTGGTAACGGAGCAGAACGGTGAACAACAGATACTGGATAATGGCACCTTGCTCCAG GACACCACGATGCTGGTCAACAACGACATGAGGACGGGAGACCTCCTCTCCGGTAGGATGATGCCGGAGAACCTGCCGACCGAGCAGAACATGCTGGAGAACCGTCTGATGATACCGTCCGAGGGCGACAACAGGAACCTGCTGCTGTCGGGAGATCACCACCAGCAGACCGGGCAGAATTTCGAGGAGAGGATCTACACCAAGGTGCAGCAGGAGTTCGACAAGAACTACGTGATCTGCGAGTGCAACACGCTGGAGCTGAACCTGCCCAGGAACGGGATGTGCGAGCAGAACGTGGACAACATGAAGGCGGTCTACACGAACCTGCAGAACGCGCCCAAGAAGCGGAAGTTGAGTCAGGAGGTCGTGTCGCCCAAGATTGAACCAG GTGTCGGAGCTGAGCAGCCTTCCCAGTTGAGTCCGAGCGAGAACATGTCTTCTTCCATAGGTGACGATGATTACCAGTCGTCAGAAGCTTGTCTTTCGGAATCCGGTTACCAGTGCATCAGGTTCAGTTCGTTCTTGCAGAACAACTGGCACACCCTCTGCGATCAGAACTTGACAGAGCt GCCAGTACCTCACTATCGAGTGGACGCAGACAAGGGCTTCAACTTTTCGACGGCAGATGACGCCTTCGTATGCCAGAAGAAAAACCACTTCCAG ATAACATGCCACGTACAGGTGATTGGAGACGCGCAGTTCGTCAAGACGCCGGAGGGTTTCCAGAAGATCTCGAGCTTCCACCTGCATTTTTACGGCGTGAAACACGACTGCCCCACGCAGACCATCAGGGTGGAGCAGAGTCAGAGCGACAGGAGCAAAAAACCTTTCCATCCGGTCCT GATCGAGCTGTTGGGGTCTCAGGTCACCAAGGTGACGGTGGGAAGGCTTCATTTCAGCGAGACCACCTCGAACAACATGAGGAAGAAGGGGAAGCCCAATCCGGAGCAGAGATACTTTCAG TTGGTGGTGGGGCTTCATGCTCACACGGCGAGCGGTAACTATCCGATAGTGTCCCAGGCCAGCCAAAAGATCATCGTTAGAGCCTCCAACCCTGGGCAGTTCGAGAACGACGTCGAGCTCTGCTGGCAGAAGGGTCAGACTCAG GACTCCATATGTCACAATGGGAAGGTTGGGATTGGCACAGACCGTCCGGATGAGTCCCTGGTGGTGCACGGTAACATAAAAGTCACCGGACACATAATCCAACCGAGCGATATAAGAGCGAAGAAGAACATTGTCGAATGCGACACTGCGGCTCAGTTGAAGAACGTGCAGAAGATCAGGGTCGTGAG GTACGAGTACGACCCCAACTTCGCCGCTCAGTTGAacaaagatacagactgtttcGACACCGGTGTCATAGCTCAAGAAGTCGCCGAGATAATACCGGAGGCTGTTAGTCCAGCTGGTAATCTGATCTTGAAGAACGGAAGCTCCATAGACAATTTTTTGGTCGTTAATAAG GAAAGGATATTCATGGAGAATATAGGGGCTGTTAAGGAGCTTTGCAAAGTCACGGATAACTTGGGAACGAGGATAGATCAGCTGGAGAGGATAAACCGACGATTGAACAAAATTAAAAGGGGGGACAGTTTGAAATCGACCTCCACTA TTTCCAGTGGTAAAGTGTCGAGCGTGAAGAAATGCGCGAAGCACCATCAGAAGTGCCCCCACGACGACAGCGACGAACTATGTTCGAACAAATTCATCCAGATAGTCATAGTCATATTGGTTTTAATCATGGCGTTTTG TTTGGCGGCGATCACGACGTTGTACCTGATGGAAACGGCGAGGTACCAACAATTCGCCAAAAGCCTGGAAAATTCCCAGAGGAGCCACTCGGTGAAGAGACCGACCAAACCCAGCAAGTTCCACAACACTTGGCAGTCTTACACGCCTTACACGTTAACCACCGATAGAAATACTG GAGTTAACAAACTGACCATCGACAAGAGCTTGTTCAAGAAGCCCTACACCATAGGGAAGCCTATAGATTGTTTGAACGTGGATCAAGACCTCGAGAGTTCGAATTTATGTCAG ATCTATTGTTGTCCGGAAATAAAAAGTTCGATTTTCGATAAGAAATCGATGGAGATGAACAGGACGACCCTTCTGCTCAGCCTGGAGAAGAACGGGGTGAACAAACCCCTACATTCGAACGATATAGAGAAACAGGTCAGGCAAAAGAGGAATTCTTTGGAGCTCTCCGATGAATCCAACGTTTTCGACGTTACAG ACGATCAACTGTTTACGATCACGGTGCAAGGGAGGAATTTCAATATAACCTTGACGGATAGATATTTGGATTTCTTCAACAACTACAACTACACCTACGTGATTCCTGTATCGAAGTACATGCCGGACGAATACCTGAATCTCATCTTTAG ATCTAACCAACCGAACATCAAGGAAGTGGAACACTGTTATAACGGATTCAAGAAGAACCAGTGTTCCTACCCCGATTCCGGATTCTTCGAGGAGAAGACTGTGACGAAGCACCGTATAAACGAGAACAATTCTGAGCGACAGATCAACTCTCAGAGCGTCGTTTTCGAAGTGGCCACCATGGATTTCGAGACGAAAATGATGACTTACCGGGCCCCTTTGCAGCAGAGTCAG AATATTTGTAAGGCTACGAAGGTCGGGTTTGAATTTGTGGAATATAATTTTCTGTTTCATCGACAGTGCGCCGAGTAA